The genomic segment cttcttttttttaatcaagctcTCCGCCGCATGCTGGTCACGTGACGTGCGCTAGGCCTCGCTTAGCCTCCTCTGGTTCCGCTCCTCCCGTCGTCGAGTGGatcgtcccggcgtcgtcccacCAGCACCAATGCGGCTGTTGGAGCCGCCGCACCGCCACGACAACGCATCGGCACAAAAGACAAAGATGGCCCTCTTTGATGCTTTTGACGCAAACGACAAACATCGCATCGGCCAAACGTAGTAGCAAAGCATCACGTGACCCTGGGGCGCgtcttctttcttcttcttctcgttTGACTTGAATCGATACTTTGCAACCTGGCGCCACCTGTCGAACTGGAAGTGGTTGAACAGAAACTGtggaattgatttaaaaaaatattagaaaatacattaaatgtatttatgtatgttaTCATATAGGTATATGTATTTCTGTATTAAAAGGGCTTCTTGTAAttgtggaaacgatgtgacaatGATTTCTAAGGTTAGGATTTCACCTGAAATACAtgttttaaaatacaaaatataaaataaatatttcatgtcTAGATTTGTGTTAAACGTGTTTCTCCTAAACATGTATTCGCGATTCCAGAAGAGggtgaaatattattttttttttacagtacatGACAGTACAGACGACAGGGAGCGATATTTCCCCCTTTTGTTACTGGTACGATCCGTGTCGAAAAAATGGCGAACTCGTAGCAGCAGTGGACGCGGCTtgggtgtgaaggtgaagacagcAGACGGTGTTGTCTTCTCGGACCCGGGCTTTTGACCCTCGAAGGGACGGACGGGAGCGTCAGGAGAGAGCTGAGCGTGGAGCCTCGGGGAACCACTCGTCGGACATGAACGGGGTAAGTTGGAGACAACACAATGTTGCTGCAGCTTCTCACGAGACgcaaatgaagtcgtttaatgtGAGCCTATAGAGTTCAATTTTACACTCCAAAATGCGAATCGTTTGGAATGGTTGCATAGTTTTTGGCTCCTCAAAACGAAATGGAGCAACTACTCGTGCCTGACAGCTTCATTTTCTCACGTTTAAATGAGCGTAAAAACAGAAACGTGCATTTAAACCCAAGAACAGCATTTAAAATACGTGCAAAGTGTTTTtctatcattttttttgttgctggtCATTCACCTCGTAGTTTAAAGGGAACAGTAGACGTGGGCTTGGGTCTCCCTTGAGCCTGCATGGAATTGTACGTAAACGGCACCGCCATGTTGAATGTGGCACTGGTGCGCTGCTAGACCACCACTTATGCTTACTGTAGATAAAGCAATGGGAATATTTAGACtaactttttttcctctttattggATTTGCATTATTTTTCATACCGAACAtgtgttaaaatatttttgtgaatttttatttttgaatttgATTAGAAATAAACCACTAAAAATAcccccagaaaaaaaacatgacatgcACAGGAGGGGATTTGTAAGGATGTGATTTTTGTTTCTGCCCCCACAGGAATCAATATGCAATCAACACTGTGTCACCGTTTCAAGTTCCCCTCAGCCCACGTCTCCAGTCCACAATGACAATATGGCGCAGGAGGGAAGCTGTCGTTCCCTATGTTGCCAGAGGAACGATATCCAAAGGCAGGGAGAAGGTATGATTCATGTTGAAATGGTTTAGTAAAAAATGGACGAGGTCTTTTTCTAGTTCAAACTGAGACACCGTTCTAATAAATCATACAACTTGACCTCTGTGGACGTAAAACAAATCATTTGAAGTTCTGATGAAGATTCGTTTCCCTTCCCATCAGGCCGGATAACAAATGGTATCGGCACGACGACCAAAGATTGCAACTCTTCAGACGCAGCAAAGCAGCCTTCCTCTTGCTGGTCGGACAAGTGTGCATCACCTCTACAGTTTCAATGTCGCCTTCAGCCTGCCGCAGAGCGACCCTCGCAGCTCGCTCCCGACAGGCCTCCGACTCCTTTGCACAGCAGCAACCGAAGCTCAGCCGTGCCCCGCCGCCACCAGCAGAAGAGAGCCGCACCCAAAACGTGCGTTTGTTTTTCTCGCTTCTGTTGTTGATTTAGCACATTTCTCATCAATTCTTTTTATATTCCCTGAATAGTGCCAAAGGGAAAAATTCACAGAACCGGAAAGTTACAGACTTCTTTCCAATAAGGCGCAGCTCACGAAAATGTAAAACGGAGCTCAAGGTAATAACTTAAAAAAGTCAAATCTAGTTGAATCCAGATTTGATCTAGAATTTCTTTTGCACTTAGTCTTATAAAAGGTCACAATGTTCTCTTATTGCTACTACTAGCGATTTTTTGTGTCCAGTGTGAACAGAAGCACCTCATTGACCACCTCATCGCAAACGGCATAGAGGAAGGAATGCAGGTAAGGAACGATCCTGCTTGACTCCCTACAACTCAACATGTAGAACAAATTCTGATAAGTGATCCAGATATTGAATTCAGAAGCAATGTAAACGCATCATGTAAAAATCTTATTGCGAAGGTGCGGCACATGGAGGAAAAAGGCCGAGCGGTGTTTGCCGCAAGACACTTCCGGAAAGGCGAGTACGTGGTGGAGTACCACGGTGATCTCTTGGAGATGGCAGACGCCAAAAAGCGAGAGGCCGAGTACGCCCAGAACCCGGAGACGGGCTGCTACATGTACTATTTTCAGTACCTCTGCAAAGCATACTGGTACACACGCACTCATTTTCTGGATTCTCGTTTTTGTCGCGTGACTTCTTATGCAACGTTCACTCCACATCCAGCGTGGACGCCACCAAAGAAACCAATCGACTGGGCCGTCTGATCAATCACAGTAAGAGTGGCAACCTGCAAACCAAACTGCACGATATGGACGGCGCACCGCATCTCATCCTGGTGGCGGCACGGGATATTGACGAGGGCGAGGAGCTGCTCTACGACTACGGCGACCGGAGCAAGGCGTCCATCGCCGCGCACCCATGGCTCAAACACTAACATCGAGGAGGTCTTTGATTTAGAAACACAGAAGGTCTCCTGCAAAGGTTCACCCTAAAATTTCACCCAGCATTCCTAATTTATGGGGAGGATTTACTCTGGTGGGattcttgattttatttttgagcGGGAGGCACATTTTGTGGTGACGACGCACTTGGGCATGCTTCTACAAGttggcgcatttttttttttactatttccCTCCCTCCAAATTTGCGCGCACATTTTTAAATTTTCCATTTAAGAACATTCTCTATCATTGTTAAATTTTGGGcacttttctgctttttttttaacactttgaTGAATGCCAAACACATTGTATAGTCgcctgcatttttttaaaaatatatttttagcaaaaatacctttttttttttaagttaactCACTGGGGCAGCGGTATAGTCTACATTTGGGCCACGCggacaataaaataaatcagttgAAATACCAGGAAAATGTTACAATGTCAtgagtgtgtgtatatataaagtcCCGTCAACAAGTCTGACTAAAAATATGGCTAAACAATAAGTTTTATTATTGGAAAAGATTTCCGCCAGTCTTAGCGCTAAGCTAAACCTGCTGGCCGTAGACTTGCCCTGCTAAACAGAAGTAGTCTAGGAAGTGGTGTTATTTCTATACGCAGTGGAAgggttgtgtaaaaaaaatatatatatatgaatttgaaaaacatattttccaacATATTCAGTATATTATTTGAATTTTTGgattcatttaaaaagaaacaagTATCCTGTTAGCATCACATGGctcttcaatgtttttttttattcatttgaatttttttttcattaacttATTGCAATAATATCTGCCATTTTAGGAAATAGGAGGTGCTATGGCATCCAATAAAACTTAATGCTGGCCTTCAGGAATAAAGTTGTCTTATGCAAATAACACTtcacttgtttttccttttgttccatgcaaaaatacatttgtcttttttctttccttttgcagTTGGCATACATTACAAATAAGCAGTATACTAAAAATAGGACTTGGAAATCCAGTCAGTCTTCTCTATCTTGTGTGCAGTTAATAATACCATaacaccaaaaaaagaaaaacattcttTTTCCGCCATAAAGCTGGTACCGGGCTACTCAAAacagtaataataaaaatgcaaatacaaCAACCGAAAACTTAAAATAAGTTAGAAAGATAAAAACAAGGCCATATTCAATCAAAGGGTTAAATTAAAATACTGCAGTGTTTACAATTTTTACTTCCATAGGATGTTAGCTTTGCTATTCGTTGTATGCATAGCTTCCCTTCAATGCAGATGGAGAGGATGCTAACCATTTTGGGTCaaagcagccatttttttttcctacttgcTACCAAAATCACGCCCCCCCCGAATCTTTTGAGCTGTATGAGTAAACACCAGGCAATTAAATAATGCCTCGTTAGATGTGACGGCTAAAAGTGCGGCAAGGCCTCCTGGGCTTGTTCGGTGAACGCGTCATCGTGTGCCATGCTCCGCTGCCAACTCCGCTGCTTGTCACGGGAAAACAAATTAAACCTGAGAACACAAATCAAGAGCTTTTTGAAAATACAACTTCACTTGGTAACACTTGGTAAATGTGGTGAATGTTTATCATGAGTAGACGACGACTTGTATCACGAgtcgacccacaaaaaaaaattcaacaggcCATGCTTGAAAAAAGTAGGAAAATCTATCCGACAGATTTGGTTTCGATTTTGAATCCCGCCATTCAATCGCCAATAATTTGTGCACGTGTGGTAACGATTGACAACCCTctgaatataaaataaaaaataatttatgtaAAATCAGAGCTAGTTTGGTCGGCATGTCTGTGACAAGTAGTTATTTCTATGACAACCTCTGAGATTTTGCCAAGATCATCTCTGTGGACACATTATATTAGTTTTTAGTGTCAAACCACACCATTAAGTTATATGATTGGGATTTTTTGGGGAATTAAAAAAAGGTTAGGGTGGAAAAAATATTGGGTCATACGAGCGCCGCGAAGCCTCTGGCAGGCTGTAAAGTGGGATCGTCTTGGATCAAACCAGCTGCCACCATGGGCATGAAGGCCGTGAAGATCCTGTCAcacagaggggaggggagggggagcggGGCCAACAGGGACCCTGTCAAAGTCTTCATCTTGACAAAAGTAACCACAATGTTTCAAACTGGGAAGTGGCTGAGCTTTAGCCCCGGACAATCATGTCTGTTGTATTTTAAACATCTCAGTAGGTAACctaattatttattgtttttatttagttttatatttttcaattaTGTACATTGTaatatttgtatatatttttattatttcatttttctttcattttactTGAAGAGGGAGTTAATTttaagtgtgtgtctgtgtgttgtgttttgtgagtgttatgTTTGGGAATTGTGTGCGTGTACACAACATACAGGCGTTTGATTCCGGACTCTGGCTGCACAGAAGAACGTGAGCGCGATCTGGGTTCGGGCTCGGGACTGGGAGCGGCCGTGTCGTCGTCCATCTCGTCACTACAAGGGCATCGGCCATTTTAGTGCCACCTCATAAGCATCTTGTGACGATGACATCATTATCTGCTGACCTTTTGTAATAAGCCAGCTCCTCCTGCAGCATGAAAACTTTGGCTTTGAGTTCGTTGCGCTCATGCAGGACGTCGCGCAGCTCCTGCAGGGTGAACCGGGCCCGGTTGGGGTCCTTGGAGTCCGGGGCCTCCTTAGTTGTCTCCTCTTCCTGGCACAGCGCCTCCTGAgagaaaagggttagggttagacaatAGAATTGTGTCTAAGACATGTGGTAGGCTTCACTTACAAAGACAAACAGTACTAGACCTTAAGATGGAATGTCGAGAAAATTGGATAAATGCTCAAATAGCTTTCCATAAGCGAGACAGGAAGTGAGGATACCTTGGTGAAATATTGGTACACAGCAGGCATGTCGTCATCGCACATGGCCTCCTGGTGGCACACCAACACAGCACGCCTCATTGTTtgccattttgatttttttaattattggaCATCTGCTCTTTGAAACTCACTGTACTTAGCAAACAACACACCACAATGAGCTCTTTCCCTCAAATAATGGCCTTTATGAGAGAAATGGAAATGATCATGCgactttattttaatatttaaagGTTTCAGAATGTTTTACATGCTATGAATACTTTAACCACAATTAATGACAGTGTTCTCcatcttgtttttttaactaaacTAGTGCTGATCCAAAATCCTATCCAAAGTAGTGTTTTGGCACCACCTAGTGGCATAATACGTCATTAGTTTTTTTCACACAAAGACCCAGCAAATTTGTCCAGAAGCGCCTTCAAATTCCACACGGCACCCAAACAAGCACGTCAGCGCTGTGTTAAACGTGACACGCCCGTCCCGCCATGACAGTTAGTTGCACGCCATGCGGTCACTAATCAACATTAGTGGTCAGGCCACTTTACCCAAAGCAATGCCGCCTCCTCATCCTCGTCCTCGTCGGGGCCGAGCGAGCCGGGCGGCGGAGGCGGGGGGGTCGGGTTCTCCCACcaagcctccgcctccgccacaGTTTTCGCTTCACGCTAGTTAAGAAGATTGATGGATAGATGACAGATTTGTTTATGACCAAGGTGAACGACAACGCATTTTGCTACAATATTGCTAAGCTAGAAAAGTGAAATCTGCATGTTCTGTTTGACGCTGGAGATTTTTTATTTGGGAACCTATCCTACGTTATTCACTGAAAATCTCGACCGTGAAGAAGGTGCATAGTACCTCTGCCGGCGAGGGGGGCTGAGGCGAGGCTTCCTGGGCGTGGTGGCCCTTTAGCCGCTCCCGCAGGCGCACTACTTCTTGCCGCAGGGCTCCCACTTCTTGGCCGCGGGTCTGCGCGCCGGCCTCCAGCTCCACCTTTTGCTCAATCAGCACTTTGCCCTGAGCCTCCACCACCGAGATCTTGTGGCGCAGGTCGTGGTTTATCTTCATGAGACGggactgctgctgctggagctgCAACAAGCAAAGTCGGAGTCATCTCCATCCTGACACGACATATATATTCTATTTATGACCAAAACTTTTTTAAAAGATGGGGAAAAAAGGGTTAGTTTGTGAGTCGATTGTGTAAAAAAGACATAATTGTTTGCGCAACATTACTTACCGCTTCGATGTCTTCGCTCCTGAGCGTGAGCTCGCGGTCTTTAGCCCGGATCTCGTCCCGCTGCTTGTCCACCACCTCTTTTAGCTTCTTCATCACTTGACGCTCACGATCGCTCATGCCTCCTTAGAAGGAGACCCCAAGATGTCATTCAGTCCATCAAGATCTCAACCGTGGTTGACTTTACCAGACAAGAATCATTTAAAACAGATTAGCGTGCAAAAAGCGTGTGTAGCAGGAGTGCATACTGAGGCCGGTGTGTGTGCTCGAGCCTGACTGCGGCTTCTGTGTACAAGCAGCAAAAAGAAAGCTTCCTTTATGTTTGCATGCACATCATCACCCTTTGCTTTTCCTTTTTGAATGGAAATaatctaaataaaaataatcaatgaatcaacccAAGAATGACTGGAGACATGtataaaataatgataataaaaaaggCATAAATATGTATAAAACTCTATATACATTGTacataaaaaacattttaaaaaggtggaaagtctaaaaaaaaaaaaaactgcacacgCTCTCACCATCGTTCCTCTGAAGGTCATCCTCGCTCCCAGGGTCTCGCGTGGACACGTTGTCCAGAAGACTCTTGTTCTCCTCCTGCAGCTGAGCGATTTGACAGAGAAGATCCTGTGCTTCTCCTCGCCACACGTCCTCCACCAGCTCCAGCTCCTGAACCACAATcgaattaaaaaaattattattactatcattattaataatttttattattgttattattacatTTTTAGTCACTTATTCAGAGTCATGAGTCTGTGAGTCAACCGGTGAGTGTCACAGTCACGTGAACCACACTTTATGTGTTTTTATTGTACCTTCCTGTGCTTTTTCTCCTTCTCCAACCTCTCGGTCCTCTCCAGCCTGAGTTTGTCCAGCTCTAGGCgcagctcgtcggcttcgggccCGCCGATGTTGTGGCGGCTCACCATCACCTCCAGGATCTCCAGCACTCTCACCACTTTGGGCATCAGCCGGGACAGGGCCTCGCAGCCGTATTGGTCGATGATCCGCTCGAACTCGTGACCCACCGCCGCGGCGATATCGTACACGTCCATCACCGTTAGATCGGCAGGGTTCTTCTCCATGGCCGAACCGCCGCGGTCATCTGGGATGTATCGGTGCCCCTCCATGACTTCTTTCTTCTTCCCGCTGCGTGACACAAACTTCCTTCCTCCCCTCCCTCCGCGAGACACCAAGTCCGCTAACTTATACCACTAAACTTGCAAAGACCACCTAAAAGTATCTGGCTATCGTACGTCCATTATGAAGTCGTAAaataagatattaaaagtgatttATTCGACATAATGTCGGTCGTTGTCCTGCTGTCCTGTCCCCTCTGTCGCGTTGACATGGAGCAAAGCTAGCCGCCATGATAGGCGCATCTTTTCCGCTTTCCTTTcaaaataatagcagagcaaaaACCCCAATGTCAATGTTGCAACCATGAGACTGCAGCTTTCTCAttaggttttattttgaaggatgTAGCACCATCATTAGGTTTAAATTTGAAGTGGGTCTTTTtatgctttattttgaaggatACCGTATTTTTACAGACGTAGCATtgctattatattttatttcaaaagatTAAGGATGGATTAAGGATGTCGCGTTCTCATTAGATTTTATTGTGACGTGTTGCCCTGCTGGCCAACAGTTTGAACTTCCTGCCTCCGTCCATGTTCCAGTGGGTTATGTCACAGTACTAAAATAGCACGTGAAGGGGCTGGCAGAATTTGTTTGGGCTGCAGATTGAAATGATTAATAATTTAAAACAGTAAACTTTATTGTAAGCTTTGTGCAGTTTCAACACCCAAACACTAGCTGACAAAAGACTTTCCATCCTTCTTTCGACCAATTTGCAAACAGAAACATGAGATTAAAATGTTACATTTTCATTATCTGTGAGTCCACCTTCAGTCTGGCCTCAAGACTCCCCGGTCCCGCTTCCCGTTTCCCCTCGTCTGAACTGCAAAGGGAATTACAAACATGCAAATAAGTTTTGAAAGCACACAAACTACTGAAATATTTGTCTCTTACCGCATTCTTAAACAAGTTTCCGGATTTGGAGAAGATGCTCGGTTTCCTCAGGTTGAGTTTTCCGAAATCCATGCTCTTGGATTCGGTGGTCTTGGAGTCGGTGCTCTGGGACTGCGGTGAGTGCTGGGTGGTGCTAGGTGTCACCGATGAGAGTTGCGAGATGGAGTAGGATTGGGTATTTAAGTAATTCTGGCTGGCATTTGGGGTGTAAGCTTGGGACGACGTGTGAGGTTGACAGGACGTGTAAGGTTGCGACGGCGTGTAAGCCTGAGATGGCAAGTAAGATTGAGACGGTGTGTAAGGTTGTGACGGCATCGAGAAGGTTTGCGACGCTGCAGGTGCGAAGGGGTTCGTAGACGCAAAGGTGGGAAGGGCAGCGGGGTCGGGCGGAGGTGGCGGAGGGAAGGAGGTGCTCTCCAGTAGagtgggcggcggcggcggtgggaaGCTCTCGTCGCCGTCCGGCAAGTCGCCTTCCTGCAGGTCGCCCAAGTCGTAATGGCGCTTCCTCAGCTCGCCCAGGCGGATGCGCTCCAGATCCAGCTGATTTTCTAGCTGCAGAACCCGCACCTAGGAAGCAAACGGCCGGAGATCAATTCAGCCATTGGAGCTTGAAAtaagtttctttttctttcaaatgtacatactgtaaaactGTGTACCACCATCTAGTGGCCAACAGTGAAATTACATCACAAACAGACACATTTGTGTCATAAAACTGTTcaaaaaataatctgaaaatGGCAGGACCACAAACCCGGAACCCAGAATGGAGGAGAGTAAAGTGAGTGAACCTCACCTGAGCCTCCATTTCCTCTTTTTTCAGCTTGATGAGCGACATTCCGGAGAAGTCCATCACTCCTGCGAGAATATAAAAGATCAATTGAAGCTCGTAAAAGTCACGTAGCCTGACAATATTTGGCTCCTCACCTTGCTCTGAGATCTGCTGCTGTCCGTGCTTAGTGGAGGTGACCACCACGGCGGCCATGTCGTTGACGTGGCGCGAAGCCTGCTGCAATGTGGACAGCTTCCTATTCCCGCGCTCCGCCTTCACCTGAGAGAGGATTGATGTGTTAGCTACATGTTAGCTCGTTAGCACTCGCTAAAAAGATGGAGGCCGGGGGGCACCTTGGAGGCGGCCACCAGCTGGGCAGTGCTGGCAGCGATCTCGTGGGAGCACGCGATGAGCTCCTCGTACGTTCCGTTGTCCCCCACGACGCGGTCGGCAGACTCTCTGAAGACAAAGGCGGCTAATTAATCATACATTCGGGAATCGTGCTGACTAAATCGAAGATGAAAGACTCACAGCAGCTGCGTGGCGCCCCAGCCTACCGCTTTGGAGGCCGAGATCAGACCTTCGGTCCAGCGTGAATTTTTGGCGTAGAATTCGGGGACAGAAGCAGCTCCCTGCAGGAAATCAAGACAGAATATCATTATccatgaaataaaaaacaatcaatcaattatacaaaaaataaatacgcaTTCAACTCACCCTCCCTCCTTCCACGATGTCCTTCTGAAGATCTGTTGAGGCCGTCACCAGCATGTGAACAGCCTGCAGGCACAGCACATCACATTGACTCTCATGTTTAACATTTTAACACGCGGAAGTCGCAGCCTAAAGCGACAAGTACCTTCATGAGGTCGGAGCAGGAGCCCAGGATGCTGTGACGGGACACCAACGTTAGAGTGACgttgaaataaaaacaataaaagtgaTGACCGGTGTGGTAATCTCACC from the Syngnathus scovelli strain Florida chromosome 13, RoL_Ssco_1.2, whole genome shotgun sequence genome contains:
- the kmt5aa gene encoding N-lysine methyltransferase KMT5A-A isoform X1, encoding MNGESICNQHCVTVSSSPQPTSPVHNDNMAQEGSCRSLCCQRNDIQRQGEGRITNGIGTTTKDCNSSDAAKQPSSCWSDKCASPLQFQCRLQPAAERPSQLAPDRPPTPLHSSNRSSAVPRRHQQKRAAPKTAKGKNSQNRKVTDFFPIRRSSRKCKTELKCEQKHLIDHLIANGIEEGMQVRHMEEKGRAVFAARHFRKGEYVVEYHGDLLEMADAKKREAEYAQNPETGCYMYYFQYLCKAYCVDATKETNRLGRLINHSKSGNLQTKLHDMDGAPHLILVAARDIDEGEELLYDYGDRSKASIAAHPWLKH
- the kmt5aa gene encoding N-lysine methyltransferase KMT5A-A isoform X2 is translated as MAQEGSCRSLCCQRNDIQRQGEGRITNGIGTTTKDCNSSDAAKQPSSCWSDKCASPLQFQCRLQPAAERPSQLAPDRPPTPLHSSNRSSAVPRRHQQKRAAPKTAKGKNSQNRKVTDFFPIRRSSRKCKTELKCEQKHLIDHLIANGIEEGMQVRHMEEKGRAVFAARHFRKGEYVVEYHGDLLEMADAKKREAEYAQNPETGCYMYYFQYLCKAYCVDATKETNRLGRLINHSKSGNLQTKLHDMDGAPHLILVAARDIDEGEELLYDYGDRSKASIAAHPWLKH
- the rilpl1 gene encoding RILP-like protein 1 isoform X2, giving the protein MEGHRYIPDDRGGSAMEKNPADLTVMDVYDIAAAVGHEFERIIDQYGCEALSRLMPKVVRVLEILEVMVSRHNIGGPEADELRLELDKLRLERTERLEKEKKHRKELELVEDVWRGEAQDLLCQIAQLQEENKSLLDNVSTRDPGSEDDLQRNDGMSDRERQVMKKLKEVVDKQRDEIRAKDRELTLRSEDIEALQQQQSRLMKINHDLRHKISVVEAQGKVLIEQKVELEAGAQTRGQEVGALRQEVVRLRERLKGHHAQEASPQPPSPAEREAKTVAEAEAWWENPTPPPPPPGSLGPDEDEDEEAALLWEAMCDDDMPAVYQYFTKEALCQEEETTKEAPDSKDPNRARFTLQELRDVLHERNELKAKVFMLQEELAYYKSDEMDDDTAAPSPEPEPRSRSRSSVQPESGIKRLFNLFSRDKQRSWQRSMAHDDAFTEQAQEALPHF
- the rilpl1 gene encoding RILP-like protein 1 isoform X7, yielding MEGHRYIPDDRGGSAMEKNPADLTVMDVYDIAAAVGHEFERIIDQYGCEALSRLMPKVVRVLEILEVMVSRHNIGGPEADELRLELDKLRLERTERLEKEKKHRKELELVEDVWRGEAQDLLCQIAQLQEENKSLLDNVSTRDPGSEDDLQRNDGMSDRERQVMKKLKEVVDKQRDEIRAKDRELTLRSEDIEALQQQQSRLMKINHDLRHKISVVEAQGKVLIEQKVELEAGAQTRGQEVGALRQEVVRLRERLKGHHAQEASPQPPSPAEEALCQEEETTKEAPDSKDPNRARFTLQELRDVLHERNELKAKVFMLQEELAYYKSDEMDDDTAAPSPEPEPRSRSRSSVQPESGIKRLFNLFSRDKQRSWQRSMAHDDAFTEQAQEALPHF
- the rilpl1 gene encoding RILP-like protein 1 isoform X4, translated to MEGHRYIPDDRGGSAMEKNPADLTVMDVYDIAAAVGHEFERIIDQYGCEALSRLMPKVVRVLEILEVMVSRHNIGGPEADELRLELDKLRLERTERLEKEKKHRKELELVEDVWRGEAQDLLCQIAQLQEENKSLLDNVSTRDPGSEDDLQRNDGGMSDRERQVMKKLKEVVDKQRDEIRAKDRELTLRSEDIEALQQQQSRLMKINHDLRHKISVVEAQGKVLIEQKVELEAGAQTRGQEVGALRQEVVRLRERLKGHHAQEASPQPPSPAEREAKTVAEAEAWWENPTPPPPPPGSLGPDEDEDEEAALLWEALCQEEETTKEAPDSKDPNRARFTLQELRDVLHERNELKAKVFMLQEELAYYKSDEMDDDTAAPSPEPEPRSRSRSSVQPESGIKRLFNLFSRDKQRSWQRSMAHDDAFTEQAQEALPHF
- the rilpl1 gene encoding RILP-like protein 1 isoform X1, coding for MEGHRYIPDDRGGSAMEKNPADLTVMDVYDIAAAVGHEFERIIDQYGCEALSRLMPKVVRVLEILEVMVSRHNIGGPEADELRLELDKLRLERTERLEKEKKHRKELELVEDVWRGEAQDLLCQIAQLQEENKSLLDNVSTRDPGSEDDLQRNDGGMSDRERQVMKKLKEVVDKQRDEIRAKDRELTLRSEDIEALQQQQSRLMKINHDLRHKISVVEAQGKVLIEQKVELEAGAQTRGQEVGALRQEVVRLRERLKGHHAQEASPQPPSPAEREAKTVAEAEAWWENPTPPPPPPGSLGPDEDEDEEAALLWEAMCDDDMPAVYQYFTKEALCQEEETTKEAPDSKDPNRARFTLQELRDVLHERNELKAKVFMLQEELAYYKSDEMDDDTAAPSPEPEPRSRSRSSVQPESGIKRLFNLFSRDKQRSWQRSMAHDDAFTEQAQEALPHF
- the rilpl1 gene encoding RILP-like protein 1 isoform X5, translating into MEGHRYIPDDRGGSAMEKNPADLTVMDVYDIAAAVGHEFERIIDQYGCEALSRLMPKVVRVLEILEVMVSRHNIGGPEADELRLELDKLRLERTERLEKEKKHRKELELVEDVWRGEAQDLLCQIAQLQEENKSLLDNVSTRDPGSEDDLQRNDGGMSDRERQVMKKLKEVVDKQRDEIRAKDRELTLRSEDIEALQQQQSRLMKINHDLRHKISVVEAQGKVLIEQKVELEAGAQTRGQEVGALRQEVVRLRERLKGHHAQEASPQPPSPAEEAMCDDDMPAVYQYFTKEALCQEEETTKEAPDSKDPNRARFTLQELRDVLHERNELKAKVFMLQEELAYYKSDEMDDDTAAPSPEPEPRSRSRSSVQPESGIKRLFNLFSRDKQRSWQRSMAHDDAFTEQAQEALPHF
- the rilpl1 gene encoding RILP-like protein 1 isoform X6 — protein: MEGHRYIPDDRGGSAMEKNPADLTVMDVYDIAAAVGHEFERIIDQYGCEALSRLMPKVVRVLEILEVMVSRHNIGGPEADELRLELDKLRLERTERLEKEKKHRKELELVEDVWRGEAQDLLCQIAQLQEENKSLLDNVSTRDPGSEDDLQRNDGGMSDRERQVMKKLKEVVDKQRDEIRAKDRELTLRSEDIEALQQQQSRLMKINHDLRHKISVVEAQGKVLIEQKVELEAGAQTRGQEVGALRQEVVRLRERLKGHHAQEASPQPPSPAEEALCQEEETTKEAPDSKDPNRARFTLQELRDVLHERNELKAKVFMLQEELAYYKSDEMDDDTAAPSPEPEPRSRSRSSVQPESGIKRLFNLFSRDKQRSWQRSMAHDDAFTEQAQEALPHF
- the rilpl1 gene encoding RILP-like protein 1 isoform X3 is translated as MEGHRYIPDDRGGSAMEKNPADLTVMDVYDIAAAVGHEFERIIDQYGCEALSRLMPKVVRVLEILEVMVSRHNIGGPEADELRLELDKLRLERTERLEKEKKHRKELELVEDVWRGEAQDLLCQIAQLQEENKSLLDNVSTRDPGSEDDLQRNDGGMSDRERQVMKKLKEVVDKQRDEIRAKDRELTLRSEDIEALQQQQSRLMKINHDLRHKISVVEAQGKVLIEQKVELEAGAQTRGQEVGALRQEVVRLRERLKGHHAQEASPQPPSPAEREAKTVAEAEAWWENPTPPPPPPGSLGPDEDEDEEAALLWEAMCDDDMPAVYQYFTKEALCQEEETTKEAPDSKDPNRARFTLQELRDVLHERNELKAKVFMLQEELAYYKSDEMDDDTAAPSPEPEPRSRSRSSVQPESGIKRLIFTAFMPMVAAGLIQDDPTLQPARGFAALV
- the rilpl1 gene encoding RILP-like protein 1 isoform X8 → MEGHRYIPDDRGGSAMEKNPADLTVMDVYDIAAAVGHEFERIIDQYGCEALSRLMPKVVRVLEILEVMVSRHNIGGPEADELRLELDKLRLERTERLEKEKKHRKELELVEDVWRGEAQDLLCQIAQLQEENKSLLDNVSTRDPGSEDDLQRNDGMSDRERQVMKKLKEVVDKQRDEIRAKDRELTLRSEDIEALQQQQSRLMKINHDLRHKISVVEAQGKVLIEQKVELEAGAQTRGQEVGALRQEVVRLRERLKGHHAQEASPQPPSPAEREAKTVAEAEAWWENPTPPPPPPGSLGPDEDEDEEAALLWEAMCDDDMPAVYQYFTKEALCQEEETTKEAPDSKDPNRARFTLQELRDVLHERNELKAKVFMLQEELAYYKSDEMDDDTAAPSPEPEPRSRSRSSVQPESGIKRLIFTAFMPMVAAGLIQDDPTLQPARGFAALV